GTATGTCTTTTGAATTTTAGTTTTCTTTCATGATAATGAATTAACACGATAAGATCAAATACGAGCTACGTGAGAACTTATTATATCCTTATGTATATgtataattacaaaaatatctAGCTTTTGCCCACttaaaaattctaaaaaattatgaacaaacaaaaaataatttattatataattttctaCTATGTTATGCTCGCCCCCTTGTACTTAGGGCGGGCTCCACCCCTAAATACAAATTAATATGAATTCATTGTGATTTACACAGACACAAACACGATAATAATACGATTCAATTCGCGTTGACATGATACGAAAACGACACGATAAATATCTGATTCGATATTAACCTGAATTATGAGTGAAGAAACAATAAACCTTAACTATAAAATAtgaatagaaataaaaatatttaattataatggaTTACACTATTCTCATTCTTTTTAGTAaacaaaaatgaataattttcagaaaaggaagaaataaaaatcaaaaaagAATATTGTAAATAAAGAAAACTAAAATATGGAATTGACAATAATAATCGTAACCCGACAACAAAATGCAATTCAATTATTAAgatattttctcttcaattaCTAAATCAGAGTCGATCGATAAAATGATTTTCCGTCCAATCAATAAATCGAGAGTTCGCAATTATTATcctcttttatttaaaaaaaacataaaaaaggcATAACCccatgtttatatatatattgagtcGCCATCAAAGAGCTAAAAACCCCCCAAATTCTTGTCCGAGTTTTTCACTCTTGAATTTGAGCAGCAAACGCAAACACACACAGAAACAATGCACTCTTTTATGCAGAGAGCTAATGTTTTACTAACGTTCGCCATCACCCTCCTCGCGCTAATGTGCGCCATGGCCTCCGTCTCCGACAActtcaattctctctctcctcacgcCCAAGTTCAAGTACGCTGCATTTACCTCGCGTTCCTATATATGTTTTTGTGCGTGTTAAATTAACTGTTTTGGTATTTGGTTTTTTTCTGGAATTTTAGGTCGTGAATATCAATTGGTTTCAGAAGAAACCTGCTGGCGATGACGAGGTAATTCAATTTTAGCTCCATCTGTTCCGTAAATGTGATCAGAGGTGCGTGCTGAGCTGTTTTTGCCGGTTATTTTTACAACTTCGATGGATTTTGGATTTGGTTTATGTAACTGTAAATTGTAATCGAATGCATCTTTCGTTATTTGACAGTTATCTATCTCGCTGCTTCTATAGATAATCCAGGATGTataattttgaataattgaatttgcatgattgataagatcaTGGTTGAGTATTTTTATGCTTGATTAGGATTTCTCTAATCTCAGCCTTTCGATGGGATATGAATTAAGCAAAAtttagctcaaatgatagaagTAATCAAGGTCCTTGGAATATCCTAATGTTCTAAGCCATCtaagtaaataaatttttatctatcaaggctgatcctcaaaagtaaacgcccccttggAAGATAGCTTTttcgtttttttattttaaatgtttGACCTGGAATTATTTTTAATGCACCTAAGTTCctgattattttttcttttcttgttatGATATGCTCTTGTGCGTGTTTAACATCTCAAGTGTGATGTTATTACAAATTGCATTTCTTAGACATTCTTGTCCTCTTTAAATAAGTATAGTTTACAATCTAATTCACTCGTCTTTCATGAAAATGGGTTGGTTTATGGAGGACACTACTTGGAACAAGATTGCGAGGGAAGTGAAATCTAGTCTTTCTATAGGAGTTTGCTTTCTGAGGAAAATGAGCTACTTTCATTTAGCAAATCCACCTTGGAAAGATACCGGAAAGTGGGGATTTTACCGGGGACCTATAGAGTAGATGCAGTCGTTCAactctaataggctcatttcttttggacacggagattaagaaacttactttttaggaggaaagtggtgtggtccacactaattaagtacattttctttgcttaaaataaaaaacgagcatattctagtgggacatcccagaaaggaaaacgagcctattagagtgggacggagggagtattttaataGATCATTGAACTAAAAGAATTTTGATGTGGGTATTCCGTGGGAAGCCCCTTGCATGGTTGCAAAATGATGTCCGCTGTAGCAGATTTCATCCTTGAATAAGTAATCCATCATTAGCTACTAACTCAGGAGTGCTACAATTTCTTATCAGAGTCTTTTTACGTTCTAACCTAGCTAAGCTGCATAAATAGACTAACTGTTATCTAATCTAGGAAATAATGATGAGAATTTTGGGGATTGGATATCCTGcgtattattaatatatactgATTCCGGCTTAATTCCAGATGCAGAACAAGCTTGAAGTTTTCCCCACCTTTCTTCCTACTTAAACCAATATTAGAACTGCTTTTTCTGTTCTGTTGTCTCTCTTATGGATTTCCTCTTTTCCCCTTTTCAATTCTTCTCTCTTGGGGATTTATTTATGCGAAAGAGATATTGACGGAAGTTCATGCATAATTGTCTAATGAGTTTTTTACACTATGCAGGTTAGCTTGTCACTGAATATATCGGCAAATTTAGAGTCATTGTTCACGTGGAACACAAAGCAGGTATGTTAGCACGTATCACACTGTTTAGTCTCTACATTTCTGTAATGTGTTCTGAGTATGCTATGCTCTTGGTGATTTTGTGTTTCTAGAAGAGGTACTTTGAGCTATTTCATCGATGAACTTGTTTGCTTTTCTTCATACTGTCCTCTGATGCTCTGTTGGTATTCATAAATTTTGACTCAGTACCTTGTAGACTTCAAATTGCAAGCATCATCATAAATCTGATCAAATCGGTTTTGACTTGAGTGGGCATGAAAATGGAACATCAGAAAATCAATTCTGTGTTTTGATTGTCCAAAGATGTTTTACTATGGAAATGTAACTAAACTAGAATCTATCAGTGCCTAACTTCGCCACTGTATTTTTAACTTTAACTGGTTGTGAAAAGGTGTTTACTTAGCGCCTCCTTTCTTTCCCCTTTGTTCGAGGTTCCTATACTAAAATAAGTGTCCACTACTTAAATCTTCAACTACTTTGCAGGTGTTTGTATTTCTTGCTGCGGAGTATGGAAACTCAAAAAATGCTTTTAATCAGGTTTGTGGATCCATAAATCCATCTCTACACATATTTCCCAATATTTGCCCATGGTAAATCGTGTATGCCTTTTGGCtgagtaatttttacataaaatatttctGTGTGTTCAATTGCATTATCTCGTATCAGCTGTCATCCAATTCTTGTTGAGTGGATGTACTTATATTACTTCTATAATGATATTTTCTTTTGATGCTTGCAACACTTTTCTCAATGAGTCTATGGTCTAATTTTCCAAAAGATGCGTCTCCATACAAAACTTGTGCAGTTTATCTTTTGTGTATTATGCTATTATATGTTATTTAATATTAAAGCATGAGCCTGATTTAGAATTCTAACGGAACATAACCTATTCAAGCTAGATAATAATCAAATTTTGAGAGGACTCTTGATATCCCTTCCCCCAACCAAAAACAAAATGTGGTTGGTTGTATGTGTGCTCTGCTACGCATACCTGATTATGATGCCTTGTAGAACTAGTGCTTCCTTAGATCGATGGATTCACTTCCTTAAGACCTCAGCTGCGTTTGGTTCCTCTCTTTTTTCTAAATGAAGTTGTATCTGAGTTTTTTTTTCCTCGGCTTATTTGAAGTTCACATGGTTGATCCAAAGACGGGAAGTACTAAGTCATGGGAGTCATTCAGACCCTTAAATCTTTTCAATAACGCAACATGTTACCATTCATGTAGTAAACTGTATCCAGATCAATCTGGTGTCTGGATTTCTCATTCACCATAATCTATGTGACCTAGATTTTAGGACCTATATCGAGTTCCAGATGAAATCTTGTGCTTTATATGTTCCTTTTTCGAAATCTGTCTTGGAGTGCTGTTCTAATAAATTTGAATGTACTACGGCAGATTTCCCTATGGGACGGTATCATACCTTCCAGAGAACACGCAAAGTTTTGGATTCAAGCATCTAACAAATATCGGTTTGTTGATCAAGTGAGTGATTGGTGATTTTCCCGTTGTTTACTACTCTTCGCGATATTTAGAAACTCCTTTTGTTTGTAGGGGAGCAATCTGCGGGGTAAGGAGTTTAACTTAACGTTGCATTGGCATGTGATGCCGAAGACGGGCAAGATGTTTGCTGACAAAATAGTGATGAGCGGCTACCGATTGCCACAAGCATATAGGTAGACAAGTATTGGCTTACTAACTAATAGATGATTATTGCGTCTGTTTTACTTTTGGAAAGAAAAACCATAAAGATATGATGttgatttttgaagaaaaaaaaatactactatgaGTTATGTATGCTATATAACTATACACTGATCACTAACAGACT
The genomic region above belongs to Salvia miltiorrhiza cultivar Shanhuang (shh) chromosome 5, IMPLAD_Smil_shh, whole genome shotgun sequence and contains:
- the LOC130985003 gene encoding signal peptidase complex subunit 3B-like, translating into MHSFMQRANVLLTFAITLLALMCAMASVSDNFNSLSPHAQVQVVNINWFQKKPAGDDEVSLSLNISANLESLFTWNTKQVFVFLAAEYGNSKNAFNQISLWDGIIPSREHAKFWIQASNKYRFVDQGSNLRGKEFNLTLHWHVMPKTGKMFADKIVMSGYRLPQAYR